One window of the Gambusia affinis linkage group LG01, SWU_Gaff_1.0, whole genome shotgun sequence genome contains the following:
- the LOC122833885 gene encoding leucine-rich repeat and transmembrane domain-containing protein 1, with the protein MRVILVCALLSSLPLSHACPKECSCNSNTKVVDCRGRGLYDIPRRLYSDTQELYLQDNRIRGLGSMAFKEIPLVRILDLSNNSITSISPTALLGLRTLQRLSLAYNSIRELDKRLLGPIRSLSHLDLSHNSLWGLPGVMGDSLKNLSYLGLANNRLTRLDRSLLDTMAHLDSITLRNNLWRCDCQLIGLKLWLETYLFKGGVVDEVLCTQPEEMKDKDLQKIPYQLFHACMTTSYHYLFANIHHLESEKLLRGHIHGNHAHPSSHSLHVPMAIGEGFGVGAGVGGGGAGGMAECETKQKHRPVNLRHAIATVIITGVVCGIVCLMMLAAAVYGCAYAAIMAKYQRELKKNEELAAAQGADHATADEKEPLENAIA; encoded by the exons ATGAGAG TGATTTTGGTGTGTGCACTCCTCTCCTCCCTGCCTTTGTCACATGCCTGTCCAAAGGAGTGCAGCTGCAACAGCAACACTAAGGTGGTGGACTGTCGGGGTCGAGGCCTCTACGACATCCCTCGGAGACTATATTCAGACACACAGGAACTGTATCTTCAAGATAACCGTATCAGGGGACTAGGATCGATGGCTTTCAAGGAAATACCTCTTGTCCGCATTCTCGATCTGTCTAATAACTCTATAACATCTATTTCACCAACTGCTCTGCTTGGTCTGAGGACTCTGCAGCGCCTCAGCCTGGCATACAACAGCATCAGAGAACTAGACAAGCGGCTGCTTGGACCTATTCGCTCACTTTCCCATCTTGACCTCTCGCACAACAG TCTGTGGGGTTTGCCAGGAGTCATGGGGGACAGTCTGAAAAACCTCAGCTACCTGGGCTTAGCAAACAACAGACTAACAAGATTGGATCGTTCGCTGTTGGACACCATGGCCCACCTGGACAGCATAACGCTACGAAACAACCTCTGGAGGTGTGACTGCCAGCTTATTGGCCTCAAACTCTGGCTGGAGACCTACCTCTTTAAAG GTGGAGTTGTGGATGAAGTTCTCTGCACGCAACCAGAAGAAATGAAAGACAAAGACTTGCAAAAAATTCCTTATCAGCTGTTTCATGCCTGTATGACCACAAGCTACCATTACCTGTTTGCCAACATACACCATCTAGAGTCTGAGAAGCTACTGAGAGGCCACATCCATGGCAACCATGCCCATCCCTCCAGCCACTCTCTCCATGTCCCTATGGCAATAGGTGAGGGTTTTGGTGTTGGAGCTGgagtgggaggaggaggggcAGGAGGCATGGCAGAGTGTGAAACTAAGCAGAAGCATCGCCCTGTCAACCTGCGCCATGCCATTGCCACAGTGATCATCACAGGTGTAGTGTGTGGGATTGTGTGTCTGATGATGCTGGCTGCAGCAGTGTATGGATGTGCCTATGCGGCAATCATGGCCAAATATCAGCGTGAGTTGAAGAAGAATGAGGAGCTGGCTGCAGCACAGGGGGCTGATCATGCTACTGCAGATGAAAAGGAACCACTGGAAAATGCTATTGCCTAA